The following coding sequences are from one Rutidosis leptorrhynchoides isolate AG116_Rl617_1_P2 chromosome 11, CSIRO_AGI_Rlap_v1, whole genome shotgun sequence window:
- the LOC139875559 gene encoding uncharacterized protein → MATETLNIEAYIEGLSESIKPGGNARGRAFNISAQEAEEDPNLVTGTFLINNLLVCVLFDSGADVIFVSSKLSPKIITPLSSLDTKYTVEVSNGKVLKVENVYRNCKIILADRSFEVDLIHIKLGCFVIVIGMDWLSKNIGEIVCFDKAISIPRENEEPLLIFRDKKCKHLNFISCLKVQKYLRKGFHAILAHVGKPDQKERHVSDVAIVKDFPKVFTEDFPGLPPHREVEFQIDLAPGVTPAAHAPYRLAPSELQELQPLYSKELSQYLAEIVLVARKDEQCNLLAKLAQKGKVELGDFPEYKDQGLALVDAACAKLVDAELNYVVVGSAYTEAKPAELLQLLADPDGNQP, encoded by the exons ATGGCTACTGAAACTCTCAATATTGAGGCATACATTGAAGGTCTGTCGGAATcaattaaa CCTGGTGGGAACGCCCGTGGAAGAGCATTCAATATTAGTGCTCAGGAAGCGGAAGAAGATCCTAATTTGGTTACTGGTACGTTTCTAATCAACAATTTACTGGTTTGTGtcttatttgattctggagcggaTGTAATTTTTGTTTCTAGCAAACTAAGTCCTAAGATTATCACTCCATTATCATCTTTAGACACAAAGTATACTGTAGAGGTATCTAATGGTAAAGTACTTAAGGTTGAGAATGTGTATCGTAACTGTAAAATAATTCTGGCTGATAGAAGCTTTGAAGTAGatttaatacatataaagctaggctGTTTTGTTATTgtgattggtatggattggttatccaAGAATATAGGTGAGATTGTCTGTTTCGACAAAGCTATTAGTATTCCCCGTGAGAATGAGGAACCATTGTTAATTTTCAGAGACAAGAAATGCAAACACTTGAACTTCATCAGTTGTTTGAAGGTTCAGAAGTACCTTAGAAAGGGGTTTCATGCCATTCTAGCTCATGTGGGAAAACCTGACCAGAAGGAGAGACATGTGAGTGATGTAGCAATTGTCAAAGATTTTCCCAAAGTTTTTACGGAGGATTTTCCCGGACTTCCACCGCATAGAGAGGTAGAGTTTCAAATTGATCTTGCACCTGGTGTTACTCCTGCAGCCCATGCAccttatagacttgctccatccgaactcCAAGAATTG CAACCACTTTATAGTAAGGAGTTGAGCCAATACTTGGCTGAGATTGTGTTGGTGGCCAGGAAAGATGAGCAGTGCAATTTATTGGCTAAGTTGGCGCAAAAGGGAAAGGTGGAGCTGGGTGACTTCCCAGAGTATAAAGATCAAGGTCTTGCACTTGTGGATGCTGCTTGTGCCAAGCTCGTTGATGCTGAGCTAAATTATGTTGTTGTTGGTTCCGCTTACACTGAAGCCAAACCTGCCGAACTTCTTCAACTCCTTGCTGACCCGGATGGTAATCAACCTTGA